GACCGTCTGGGCTTCGAGCCCGAGGCGGACGGTGTCGAAGCCGAGGCGCAGCCAGGAATCGTACATCGCGAGACGTCTCCGAGAACGGGTCGTGGGTGGGAGGATCGGTCGCCCGGCGGACGAACGCCGCAACGGCCACGGTGTTTCCGTTGAGGAAGCGGGAAACCTCAGGGAATCGCACCCTGCGGCAGCACGAGGCCGCCGGGTGTCCGCCCGGGGGCGCCGTCGGGGGCCGCGGCCTTCTCGCGCTTCGGCTTCGCCGCCCGCGCCGGGGGCGCCTTGGGAGCCGCCTTCGTCTCGGCGGCCGGATCGGCCCCCTCGGCTTGGGGACCATCCGGCTTCGGGGCGTCCGCCTTCTCGGGTCTCGCCTTCGGACCGCCCTTGCGGGCGGTGGGGACGGGCTTCGGCGCCTTCGGCTCCGCCACCTTCGGGGCGTCGCCGCAGGCCTGGAAAGCGAGCTCGGCCAGGACCTGGCCGCCGTCGTCGGCGAGGATGCGCAGGGTCGGCGGCAGGGTGTCCGGGCTGCCGGTCCACTGGATCGTCGCGCCGTTCTGCGCCTCCAGGGCGGCCGGCGAGGGCCCGCGGCGCAGGCCCGACAGGTCGGGGCCGTAGGCGGTCGCGAGCCTGTTGCGGATCACCACCTGCAGCACCTGCACGGTCTCGGGCGAGAGCGGCCGCAGCGGGTTGCTCCAGGTCATGGTGCCCTGCCGGGTGACGAACAGTCGAAACCCCTTGGGGCCCGCGAACTCGGCCACCTGCGGCGCCGGGCAGGCCGGCGCGGCGTCACCGGGCGCGGCACGGGCGGGAAGGCTCAGAGGGACGACCGAGAAGGCGGCCAGAAGGACGACCTGCACCGCGGCACGCGTCACCGGGACTCTCCGTCGCGCTTGGAAGGATCGAACTTATAGCGATCGACCTCGCGGTCGCCGGGCTCGGGCAGGCCGGGCTCCGCCGGGTCGTGGTCGATGGTCATGCCGCCGCGCGGGCGAGACCTCGGCGCGTCGGGCGCCTCCAACCGCTCAGGGTCGACGCGCGACGGCGCCGGCTGGCGCGCCGCCTCCTCGAGCAGGCCGGCGAGGTCCTCGTCGAAGTCCCGAAACAGCTCGTCGCCCCGGTCCTCGAGCTCCTGCTCGTGCGGGAGCCGCAGGGGCGGACGGCGGCCGCGGCCATGCGCGAACACGAGCACCAAGCCGACGAACACCAGGGCTGCCGCAGCAGCCAGAATCACGATCATTTCCATCGTGATGCCAGCCTTAGAGCATTTCCCGCGACCTGTCCGGTCGCACAGCGACGATCGCGCATGCAAGGACGGCGTCGTCCACCCGCGGCTCGGACAAGCCCTCCCTCGTCAGGCCGGCAGGTAGCCCGCCTCGCGCAGGCCCGCCTCGACGGCGACGAGCAGGGCGCCCTCCTCCGGCGACGGCTCGGGCTCGTCCTCGGCCTCGCGGATCGCCCGCACCTGGGCGCGCGCGCCGAGCCGCCCGACGGGCAGGGAGGTTCCGACGGAGGGGGTGGCCGCATCCAGGGCAGCTCCGATCGACATCATGGCGCGTTGCTCCGCGAACCGGCATCCTCGGGCCGGCCAGTATGAGGCGTTGAGAAAATCTTAACCATTGCGCGGGCGTCACCGGGGACGATTCCGGCCCGGGCTGTGTCTTCGCGGCCGCAAGGGCCGCGCGGCTCCCCATCCGCGCCCGACCGCGCGGGATCCGGGGCGCCCGCGCGGGAGAAGCGGCCTATATGCCCCGCGGAACGCTCCTTGCGTCACGCCACCCAGGCGCGAGCCCGCGCGCCGCTCGATCCGGACGGTTGTCCGGCCACAGGACGAAGCGACCCGATGGACAGGCACCAAGGTACCGACCCCGATTCCGACCGCCACGGTTCCGAGTCCCGCTCCGCCGCGACCCTCGAGGCGGACCTGCTCGGCTTGGTCGAGGAGGCCCGCCGCCAGGCCAGCCAGGACCCGTTCCGCAATCCCGTCCTGACCGTCGCGCTGGCGATCAGCCGGCTGTTCGACCGGGGCGAGATCGGCGAGGACGACCTCGCGGGCCTGTTCGTGGGCCTGCGCGCCCAGGCGCTGGAGGCCCGGGCGGCGCGGCTGCGGGCCTATCTCGGCCTCGGGTCCGAGCCGGATTCCGCTGCCGCGACCGAGGCCGTGGCGGCGGCGGCCCTCGGCGATCCGGAGATGGAGTTCGAGGCCGCCCGCACCCGGGTCGAGCGCACGCGCTTTGCCGCCGTCTTCACCGCCCACCCGACCTTCGGCATGCCCAAGGCGGTGGCGAGGCTCCTGGCCGAGGCGGCCTCCGAGCCCGACCCGGCGGCACGTCAGGCGCCGGTCGCCGCCGCCGCCGCGCTCTCGGCCCGGGCCGACCCGGTGATCACCCTCAACGACGAGTTCGACCAGGCCCGGCACGCGGTCCAGCACGGCCGCGCCGCCCTCGACGGCCTGAACGAGGCCCTGCTGCGCGCCGCCCGCGAGCGCTGGCCGGACCAGTGGAGCGAACTCGTCCCCAAGCCCGTCGTCATCGCCTCCTGGGTCGGCTGCGACACCGACGGGCGCACCGATATCGGCTGGTGGGACACCCTCCGCTACCGGCTCGAATCGAAGCGCACCCAGCTCGACCGGGTGCTGGCGCAGCTCCCCGACGATCCGGCCGCGGAGCCCGCGCGGCGGCTCGCCGAGGAGGCGCGGGCGGCGGTGCTGCGCCAGCTCGCGGTGGCCCCGAAGCTCGGCGAGCAGCCGGCGCTCGAGGCGGTGCACCGCTTCGCCCTGGCGCTGATCATCGAGCGCGACCGGGCTCAGACCGCGGCCGGCCCCCTCCTCGCCCTGCTCGACCGGGCGGTGACGCAGGCCGCCGACGACGAGGCGCGCCTGAAGCTCTGCGTGCTGCGGGCGGGCGTCGCCGCGCACGGGCTCCAGAACGGCCTGCCGCATTTCCGGCTCAACGCCAGCCAGGTCCACAACGCCGTGCGCCGGGCGCTCGACCAGGAGGGCGACCCGACCGACCCGGCCCAGCGCCGCTCGCACCTCGCCTCGATCAACGCGCTCCTCGACGCGGTCGCGGCGGTGCCGGTGGATTTCGGGGCGCTGGCCGCCGAGCGGGCCTCGGCCGCCCGGCTGATGATGACGATCGCCCAGATCCTCAAGCACGTCGACGGCACCCACCCGGTCCGCTTCCTGATCGCCGAGACCGAGACCGGCTACACGCTGCTGGCCGCGCTCTGGCTCGCCCAGCATTTCGGCATCGGCGACAAGGTCGAGATCACGCCCCTGTTCGAGACCGCCTCGGCCCTGGAACAGGGCGTGCACGTGATCGAGGACGCCCTGCGCTCGCCCCACTGGCGCGCCTATCTCAAGCGCATCGGGCGCCTGGTGGTGCAGTTCGGCTACTCGGATTCGGGGCGCTACGTCGGCCAGCTCGCCGCCACCTTCTGGATCGAGCGCCTGCGCTTCCGCATCACCGAGCTGATGGCGGCCCACGACCTCACCGACATCGAGCTCGTGATCTTCGACACCCACGGCGAGTCGATCGGGCGGGGCGCCCATCCGACGAGCCTCGCCGACCGCCTGGCCTATCTCGCCCCCGATCACGCGCGCCGGCGCAACCGCGAGGCCGGGATCCGCACCAGCCTCGAATCGAGCTTCCAGGGCAGCGACGGCTACCTCTTGTTCGGCACGAAGGCCCTGGCCGAGGCCACGGTCGCGCGCATCGGCGAGCACGTCTACAGCCGGCTCCAGCCGGCCCCGGACCCGATCTATGCCGAGGCCGACTTCGCCACCGAATTCTTCACCGGCGTGCGCCAGGACATGGAGCGGCTCGTCGACGATCCGGGCTACGCGGCGTTGCTCGGCACCTTCGGGCCGAACCTGATCGACCGCACCGGCTCGCGCCCGGTCGCGCGGCAATCCGACGGCGGCGGGCCCGTCGCCATCACCCATCCGCGCCAGATGCGGGCGATCCCCAACAACGCGATCCTGCAGCAGCTCGGCTTCCTGGCGAATTCCCTGCACGGCGTCGGGCGGGCCGCCGGCCGGGCGCCGGACGTGTTCGTCGAGATGCGCGAGCGCTCCGAGCGCTTCGCCCGCGCCTTCCGGCTGGTGCAGGAAGCCACCGCCGTCGGCGACCTCGACGTACTGCGGGCCTATATCGACACCCTCGACCCGTCCGTCTGGCTCGAGCGGGCGCGCCGCGCCACCCGGGACGGGCGGCGCGAGGAGATCGTCGCGGTCGCCGCGGCCCTCGACCGGCTCAACCTCGCGCCGCACCTGCGCCGCCTGTTCGGGCGGCTGACGCAGGACCACCTGATGCTGCACACGGTGGCGCCCGACCTGCCCGGGATGACGCCGCGGCTGGCGCTCCTGCACGCGTTGCGCCTCGCGCTGATCCACCGGATCTGGTTCCTGGCGGTGCACATCCCGGGCTTCCGGCCGCAGAACGGCATCACCCGCGAGGCCCTGATCGAGCGCATCCTGCGCCTCGACGTCGAGAGCTGCCTGAAGCTCCTCGACGACATCTTCCCGGTGACCCCGGACCCGACGCTCGGCCTCAATTTCGGCGAGCCGGCGGGTCCGCGCGGGGTCGGCACCTACGAGGCCGAGCACCGCACCCTGTTCGCCCCGATCCGCCGCCTGTTCGGCCTCGTGCGCGAGATCAGCGGCATGATCCAGCACGAGGTCGGGGCATTCGGGTGACGGGGCGAAGGTCCCGGCCGTCGAGGAACTTCCGACGGAAAGACGTGGCGCGGGCTTCCCCTCTCCCCGCGCGCGGCCGGACTGTCCGGGACAAGAAACGACGCGGGTCCCCCTCTCCCGTTTGGGAGAGGGGACAGGGGTGAGGGTGGCTCGGCTTCAGGAAAATCGCTGAGCCTCGAGCTGCACAGCTCGACGGTTCAGGGTCATGGCGGAAACCGAGCCACCCTGCGCGATCTTCGATCGCCCCTACCCCTCTCCCAAACGGGAGAGGGGATCCCACGCCTCTTCTTGTGCTGAACAGCCCGCCGCCCTCTCACAGAAATCCCATGGGTCGGGCCGGTATCGCCTGCGACAGCCGGCCTCCTGCGAAGACCGGGGTCCGGCAGCCCGACGTCAGGGCTTCGCCCAGATCCCGAGCTTGCCCGTCCGCGCGTGGCGCTCGGCCTCGACGAGGTCCGGCGTCGCCTCGGGCGTCGCGCGGCCGCCGCCGTTGTAGAGCACCACCTCGGAGAGGTCGTGCCCGTCGACGGTGCAGATCCAGGCGGTCTTCGCCGGGCTCGGCTGGCAGTTCACCGGACGGCCGCCCAGATAGCCCGTGAGGTCGCTCGCCTGCGCGCCCCTGGCCGCCTCGACGCCGTAGAGGC
This is a stretch of genomic DNA from Methylobacterium sp. 17Sr1-1. It encodes these proteins:
- a CDS encoding phosphoenolpyruvate carboxylase, with the translated sequence MDRHQGTDPDSDRHGSESRSAATLEADLLGLVEEARRQASQDPFRNPVLTVALAISRLFDRGEIGEDDLAGLFVGLRAQALEARAARLRAYLGLGSEPDSAAATEAVAAAALGDPEMEFEAARTRVERTRFAAVFTAHPTFGMPKAVARLLAEAASEPDPAARQAPVAAAAALSARADPVITLNDEFDQARHAVQHGRAALDGLNEALLRAARERWPDQWSELVPKPVVIASWVGCDTDGRTDIGWWDTLRYRLESKRTQLDRVLAQLPDDPAAEPARRLAEEARAAVLRQLAVAPKLGEQPALEAVHRFALALIIERDRAQTAAGPLLALLDRAVTQAADDEARLKLCVLRAGVAAHGLQNGLPHFRLNASQVHNAVRRALDQEGDPTDPAQRRSHLASINALLDAVAAVPVDFGALAAERASAARLMMTIAQILKHVDGTHPVRFLIAETETGYTLLAALWLAQHFGIGDKVEITPLFETASALEQGVHVIEDALRSPHWRAYLKRIGRLVVQFGYSDSGRYVGQLAATFWIERLRFRITELMAAHDLTDIELVIFDTHGESIGRGAHPTSLADRLAYLAPDHARRRNREAGIRTSLESSFQGSDGYLLFGTKALAEATVARIGEHVYSRLQPAPDPIYAEADFATEFFTGVRQDMERLVDDPGYAALLGTFGPNLIDRTGSRPVARQSDGGGPVAITHPRQMRAIPNNAILQQLGFLANSLHGVGRAAGRAPDVFVEMRERSERFARAFRLVQEATAVGDLDVLRAYIDTLDPSVWLERARRATRDGRREEIVAVAAALDRLNLAPHLRRLFGRLTQDHLMLHTVAPDLPGMTPRLALLHALRLALIHRIWFLAVHIPGFRPQNGITREALIERILRLDVESCLKLLDDIFPVTPDPTLGLNFGEPAGPRGVGTYEAEHRTLFAPIRRLFGLVREISGMIQHEVGAFG